One segment of Neobacillus endophyticus DNA contains the following:
- a CDS encoding PfkB family carbohydrate kinase, which yields MRLIAVGDNVVDYYEDRGEMFPGGNAVNVAVFWKRYGVDEVAYIGIIGNDGEGDHIVQSLQEERIDVSRVRRALGPSGEAVVTLDEQGDRIFVGSNKGGVQKQLKLNFTEEELEFISGYSLLHTSVYSHLEKELPLLQRHIDISFDFSTKYDDDYLRLVCPYVKYAIFSGGGLTKAECEALLVKVHKLGTPNVILTRGSEGSIFSDSTTVYEHGIVETDVVDTLGAGDTFVSIFLKEYISHGIVKEAMEQGAAAAAETCQRYGAFGHGKKREKKIAIG from the coding sequence ATGAGATTAATCGCAGTAGGAGATAATGTTGTAGATTATTATGAAGACCGCGGGGAGATGTTCCCCGGCGGAAATGCTGTGAACGTGGCGGTTTTCTGGAAGCGTTATGGTGTCGACGAGGTTGCCTATATCGGAATTATCGGAAATGATGGAGAGGGCGACCATATTGTCCAATCCTTACAGGAGGAAAGAATTGACGTATCTCGGGTTCGGCGGGCGTTGGGTCCATCTGGTGAGGCTGTTGTCACATTGGATGAGCAAGGGGACCGAATATTTGTCGGTTCGAACAAGGGCGGCGTACAAAAACAGCTGAAATTGAATTTTACGGAAGAAGAGTTGGAGTTTATTAGCGGTTATTCCTTGCTGCATACAAGTGTTTACAGCCATTTGGAAAAGGAATTACCTTTATTGCAAAGGCACATTGATATTTCATTTGATTTTTCAACCAAATATGATGACGATTATTTACGACTTGTTTGCCCGTATGTGAAATATGCGATTTTTTCTGGCGGGGGCTTAACTAAAGCGGAATGTGAAGCATTATTGGTGAAGGTTCATAAGCTGGGTACACCAAATGTGATCCTGACCAGGGGCTCGGAAGGGTCGATATTCTCCGATTCTACAACTGTCTATGAACATGGCATTGTGGAAACGGATGTGGTCGATACACTTGGAGCGGGGGATACATTTGTTTCGATTTTTCTAAAAGAGTATATATCACACGGCATTGTTAAGGAAGCGATGGAGCAAGGCGCAGCCGCGGCCGCTGAAACATGTCAGCGCTATGGCGCCTTCGGACATGGCAAGAAGCGGGAAAAGAAAATCGCAATTGGTTAG
- a CDS encoding SIS domain-containing protein encodes MLNFSREKYLKVTGGALGLREEIEKIVNQVYEKEFKNIFLIGSGGAVATFYPFEFMINATSTIPAYAEIAAEFILQNHKQFSKDSLVILSSLSGTTQETVAAAKYCKERGATTIGLTGEYNQPLAETVDYPIVNFAENDYASDSNQLILYLLLFKLMHKNGDFPEYDAFAMQLEELPEKLMEAKEQFEPKAEAFANAYKDEPYHMVVGSGNTWGRAYSYAMCVLEEMQWIKTKSIHAAEFFHGTLELVEEDTSVILLKGEDETRPLMERVERFAEKYTKKLTVIDTKEYELAGISAEFRKYLSSIVTSSLLQRISVHLEEKRNHSLDIRRYYRTVTY; translated from the coding sequence TTGTTGAATTTTAGCAGAGAAAAGTATCTTAAGGTAACAGGTGGAGCATTAGGCTTAAGAGAGGAAATTGAAAAAATAGTGAATCAAGTGTATGAAAAAGAGTTTAAAAATATTTTCTTAATTGGCTCAGGCGGGGCTGTGGCAACTTTTTACCCATTTGAATTTATGATCAATGCCACATCAACCATTCCTGCTTATGCTGAAATTGCTGCTGAATTTATCTTGCAAAATCACAAACAATTTAGCAAGGACTCACTGGTGATACTCTCATCACTATCAGGAACTACTCAAGAAACAGTGGCAGCAGCGAAGTACTGCAAAGAAAGAGGCGCAACAACGATTGGTTTAACAGGAGAGTACAATCAACCACTCGCCGAAACGGTTGATTATCCGATCGTCAATTTTGCTGAGAATGACTATGCCAGTGATTCGAATCAATTAATTCTTTATTTACTTCTATTTAAACTGATGCACAAAAATGGAGATTTCCCTGAATATGATGCGTTCGCGATGCAGCTAGAAGAGCTCCCGGAAAAATTAATGGAGGCAAAGGAACAATTCGAACCAAAGGCTGAGGCGTTTGCGAATGCTTATAAGGACGAGCCCTATCATATGGTGGTCGGTTCAGGCAATACATGGGGCCGGGCCTACTCCTATGCGATGTGTGTATTGGAAGAGATGCAATGGATTAAAACAAAATCGATCCATGCGGCTGAATTTTTCCATGGCACATTGGAGCTAGTGGAAGAAGATACGAGTGTGATTCTCCTAAAAGGAGAGGACGAAACACGACCATTGATGGAGAGAGTCGAACGGTTTGCGGAGAAATATACGAAAAAGTTGACTGTTATCGATACAAAGGAATATGAATTGGCAGGAATCAGCGCGGAGTTTAGAAAATATTTATCGTCGATCGTTACTTCTTCCCTGCTTCAAAGAATCAGCGTTCATTTAGAAGAGAAACGCAATCATTCATTGGATATTCGCAGATATTATCGGACTGTTACCTATTAA
- a CDS encoding carbohydrate ABC transporter permease, producing the protein MARPEAESVKITNINLKTKKHRPGFSIVAGIIFLFLLLYFIAIAYPIFWMIMSSFKNTAAIYNDTWGLPKKWLFSNYTTAWQQGVSSYFVNSLIITIGTCILTVLVSSLCAYGLARFQLKGGKFLLLFVSAGLMFSPQSGLIPLYELIQKLGLLDTYWALIITFTAYRIPLTVLLIRSFFLSIPKELEEAAYLEGATSLSIFTKIFLPMSKPILFTGVILTAYYSWNEFLFSIIFIQKEELKPITSGLLVFKDALNTNWGVLLAGLVISAVPLIAVFLMMQKYFVRGLAEGSVKG; encoded by the coding sequence ATGGCGCGGCCGGAAGCGGAAAGCGTAAAAATTACGAACATTAACCTAAAAACGAAAAAACATCGACCTGGCTTCTCCATCGTTGCTGGAATCATCTTTCTGTTTCTTCTCCTTTATTTTATTGCAATTGCGTATCCGATTTTTTGGATGATCATGAGTTCTTTTAAAAATACAGCGGCCATTTACAATGACACGTGGGGATTACCTAAAAAGTGGCTTTTTTCAAATTACACCACTGCCTGGCAGCAAGGTGTTTCAAGTTACTTTGTGAATAGTTTAATTATTACGATTGGCACTTGTATTCTCACCGTTTTAGTCAGCTCTCTATGTGCCTATGGATTGGCCAGGTTTCAGCTTAAAGGCGGAAAGTTCCTGCTTTTATTCGTTTCCGCCGGTTTGATGTTCTCGCCGCAAAGCGGATTAATTCCTCTCTATGAATTAATTCAAAAACTAGGGCTCTTGGACACCTATTGGGCGTTAATTATCACATTTACAGCTTACCGGATTCCGCTAACTGTTCTATTAATTCGTTCTTTCTTCCTTTCTATACCGAAAGAACTCGAAGAAGCGGCCTATCTGGAGGGCGCTACAAGTTTGAGTATATTTACAAAAATATTTTTGCCAATGAGTAAACCGATATTATTTACGGGTGTGATTTTAACAGCTTACTATTCTTGGAATGAGTTTTTATTCTCGATTATATTCATTCAAAAAGAAGAGTTAAAGCCAATCACATCTGGTTTGTTGGTTTTCAAGGATGCATTGAACACAAATTGGGGCGTTTTATTGGCCGGGTTGGTCATCTCCGCTGTTCCGCTGATCGCCGTCTTTCTAATGATGCAGAAATATTTCGTCCGCGGTTTGGCAGAAGGCAGTGTGAAAGGATAA
- a CDS encoding carbohydrate ABC transporter permease: MAPAFIMLALFVYYPLVRNVVNGFYEWNPFTLDKKFVAAANYIHLFKDPVFFTVLKNNLLYAVISVILQVGLGLVIAAVLEDKVFRKFSTFFRTTFFIPVLISMTVIGILFSFVYNPEVGMLNSFLKAIGLGSWARGWLGDPKTAIFAVIAVSQWQSIGYTVMLYVLAIQNIPGDLYEAATIDGAGKIRSFFNITVPQVKEMTFVLLVYTVTGSFLVFSEVYVLTSGGPSNSSQVFSTYMYQKAFIDNEPGYASAIANVILGITLIFYFVQNKFLKTGEE, encoded by the coding sequence ATGGCACCAGCTTTTATCATGCTTGCTTTGTTTGTTTACTATCCATTAGTCCGGAATGTGGTAAATGGCTTTTATGAATGGAATCCATTTACGTTAGATAAAAAATTTGTGGCAGCCGCTAATTATATTCACCTCTTTAAAGACCCCGTTTTTTTCACGGTGCTTAAGAACAATCTTCTCTACGCCGTAATTTCCGTTATCCTTCAGGTTGGTCTTGGATTAGTGATTGCTGCAGTACTGGAAGACAAAGTTTTCAGGAAGTTTTCAACGTTCTTTCGAACAACCTTTTTTATTCCTGTACTTATTTCCATGACGGTTATCGGGATTCTTTTTAGCTTCGTTTATAATCCGGAAGTTGGAATGCTCAACAGTTTTCTGAAAGCGATCGGCCTAGGAAGTTGGGCGAGGGGATGGCTTGGGGATCCGAAAACAGCCATTTTTGCGGTTATTGCCGTGTCCCAATGGCAAAGCATCGGTTATACCGTCATGTTATATGTGCTGGCAATCCAAAATATTCCCGGGGATTTATATGAAGCCGCTACGATAGATGGGGCGGGGAAAATTAGATCATTTTTCAATATTACAGTACCGCAGGTAAAAGAAATGACCTTTGTACTTTTGGTGTATACCGTGACAGGTTCTTTCTTAGTGTTTAGTGAAGTGTATGTACTGACGAGCGGTGGCCCAAGCAACTCCTCACAGGTGTTTAGTACCTATATGTACCAAAAAGCATTCATCGATAATGAACCTGGATATGCCTCTGCCATTGCCAACGTCATTCTGGGTATAACACTAATCTTCTATTTTGTGCAGAACAAGTTCTTAAAAACAGGGGAGGAGTAA
- a CDS encoding ABC transporter substrate-binding protein produces MMKRLLHLAVGILLLMSIFLAGCSSQSSTSNANNGKITLTFFYRWPNEPYKSYFKSVIADFEKQHPNIQINEITALNDDYKQKANVLLGSSTPPDIYFSWAGEYGQKFIRDGVALDLSKYFQQDSSWSNSLIASQVNFFKKDDKFYGVPLFTDSKLFFYNKDIFDKLHLTEPKTWDEFISDLKAIKKSGTTPLILGNKASWAAAHYVTALNQRLVPKDVLDKDLSYQGAKFTDPGYVEALKKLNELKTYMNDNPNAIAHDEARNLFLGGKAAVTFLETMEITYMKDATFKWGTFKVPTIEGAKGDQDGLIGAPEGFMIHSKTKHPKEAMEFLEFLTSKANGEKLIKDTGLASTVDGAVNTNTATDHEVDAMNLIKGAKNMEIWTDSALDSRIFKPYGDGVQAMLGGSMTPEQVMKSVQDAAKQVNQ; encoded by the coding sequence GTGATGAAACGTTTGCTTCATTTAGCAGTTGGTATTTTATTGCTCATGTCAATATTTTTAGCAGGATGTTCCTCGCAGAGTTCAACTTCAAATGCAAATAATGGAAAGATCACCCTTACATTTTTTTACCGTTGGCCTAATGAGCCATATAAGTCTTATTTTAAAAGTGTAATAGCAGACTTTGAAAAACAGCACCCTAATATTCAAATTAATGAAATTACAGCGTTAAATGATGATTATAAACAAAAGGCCAACGTCCTTCTTGGCAGTTCTACCCCACCGGATATTTACTTTAGTTGGGCAGGAGAGTACGGGCAAAAATTTATTCGAGATGGCGTGGCATTGGACCTTTCAAAGTACTTCCAACAAGACTCCAGCTGGTCAAACAGCTTAATCGCGTCACAGGTTAACTTTTTTAAAAAGGATGACAAATTCTACGGAGTTCCTCTTTTTACCGACAGTAAATTATTCTTCTACAACAAAGACATTTTTGACAAATTGCATTTAACAGAACCAAAAACTTGGGATGAGTTTATTTCCGATCTGAAAGCGATAAAAAAGAGCGGAACGACGCCGCTTATTTTAGGAAATAAAGCATCTTGGGCAGCTGCACACTATGTAACAGCATTGAATCAAAGATTGGTACCAAAAGATGTTTTAGATAAAGATTTAAGCTACCAAGGGGCGAAATTTACGGACCCTGGATATGTTGAAGCATTAAAGAAGCTAAATGAATTAAAAACTTATATGAATGACAATCCAAACGCCATTGCCCATGATGAGGCAAGAAACCTGTTCCTTGGCGGAAAAGCAGCCGTCACTTTCCTTGAAACAATGGAAATTACGTATATGAAAGACGCAACATTCAAGTGGGGCACATTTAAAGTACCGACTATTGAAGGAGCAAAAGGGGACCAAGATGGTTTAATCGGTGCACCTGAAGGTTTCATGATTCATAGTAAAACAAAACATCCAAAAGAAGCAATGGAGTTCCTTGAGTTTTTGACTTCTAAAGCGAACGGTGAAAAATTAATCAAGGATACTGGTTTGGCAAGTACTGTTGATGGTGCTGTAAATACAAACACAGCAACGGATCATGAAGTGGATGCTATGAATTTGATTAAAGGTGCAAAAAATATGGAAATCTGGACAGACAGTGCATTAGACAGCCGGATTTTCAAACCTTATGGCGATGGAGTTCAAGCTATGCTTGGCGGATCGATGACACCGGAACAAGTGATGAAGAGTGTTCAGGATGCAGCAAAACAAGTAAATCAATAA
- a CDS encoding F0F1 ATP synthase subunit epsilon, producing MKTMKVSVVTPDGPVYETDVEMVSTRATSGEIGVLPGHIPLVAPLEITSVRFKKDGKTAEVIAVSGGFLEVRPDEVTILAQAAEKASEIDLERAQRAKERAEQRLQEQHQQHVDFKRAEIALRRAINRITVAEGKF from the coding sequence ATGAAGACGATGAAAGTCAGTGTTGTTACTCCCGATGGTCCGGTGTATGAAACAGATGTAGAAATGGTGAGTACAAGAGCAACAAGCGGAGAAATTGGAGTTTTACCAGGCCATATTCCGTTAGTGGCTCCACTTGAAATTACTTCTGTTCGTTTTAAGAAAGATGGTAAAACAGCAGAAGTGATTGCTGTCAGCGGTGGATTCCTTGAGGTTCGTCCAGATGAAGTGACTATTTTAGCCCAAGCGGCTGAAAAAGCTTCCGAAATTGATCTTGAACGTGCCCAAAGAGCAAAAGAACGCGCAGAACAGCGCCTTCAAGAACAGCATCAACAGCACGTTGATTTCAAGCGTGCCGAGATCGCTTTACGCCGAGCCATCAATCGCATCACGGTTGCTGAAGGAAAATTCTAA
- the atpD gene encoding F0F1 ATP synthase subunit beta yields the protein MNTGRVVQIMGPVVDVKFENGHLPAINNALKISYKARNESEVDISLTLEVALHLGDDTVRTIAMSSTDGLMRGLEVADTGAAISVPVGDPTLGRVFNVLGEPIDLKEDIPANERRDSIHREAPKFEELSTEVEILETGIKVVDLLAPYIKGGKIGLFGGAGVGKTVLIQELINNIAQEHGGISVFAGVGERTREGNDLYHEMTDSGVIKKTAMVFGQMNEPPGARMRVALTGLTMAEYFRDEQGQDVLFFMDNIFRFTQAGSEVSALLGRMPSAVGYQPTLATEMGKLQERITSTNKGSVTSIQAIYVPADDYTDPAPATTFAHLDATTNLERKLSEMGIYPAVDPLASTSRALSPEIVGEEHYSVARQVQQTLQRYRELQDIIAILGMDELSDEDKLVVHRARRIQFFLSQNFHVAEQFTGQPGSYVPVKETVRGFKEILEGKYDHLPEDAFRLVGRIEEVVEAAKRMGVEV from the coding sequence ATGAACACAGGACGCGTTGTTCAGATTATGGGTCCGGTAGTTGACGTTAAATTTGAAAACGGACATCTGCCAGCGATCAATAACGCATTGAAAATTAGTTATAAAGCGCGGAATGAATCAGAAGTTGATATCAGCTTAACTCTTGAAGTAGCCCTTCATTTAGGTGATGATACTGTTCGGACAATTGCTATGTCTTCTACAGATGGTTTAATGCGCGGCTTGGAAGTAGCCGATACAGGTGCAGCCATCTCAGTACCAGTAGGCGATCCGACACTAGGCCGTGTATTTAATGTATTAGGTGAGCCAATTGACTTAAAAGAGGATATTCCAGCTAACGAGCGTCGTGATTCCATTCACCGCGAAGCACCAAAATTTGAAGAACTTTCAACTGAAGTTGAAATTTTAGAAACTGGTATTAAAGTCGTTGACTTACTTGCACCTTATATCAAAGGTGGTAAGATTGGTCTTTTCGGTGGTGCCGGTGTAGGTAAAACGGTATTAATTCAGGAGTTAATCAATAACATCGCGCAAGAGCACGGCGGTATTTCCGTATTTGCCGGCGTTGGTGAACGTACTCGTGAAGGAAACGACCTTTACCACGAAATGACAGATTCTGGTGTTATTAAGAAAACAGCGATGGTATTCGGACAAATGAATGAGCCGCCAGGTGCACGTATGCGTGTTGCTCTGACTGGTTTGACTATGGCTGAATATTTCCGTGATGAGCAAGGACAAGACGTGTTGTTCTTCATGGATAACATCTTCCGTTTCACTCAAGCAGGTTCAGAGGTTTCAGCCCTATTAGGTCGTATGCCATCTGCGGTAGGTTATCAGCCGACACTTGCTACTGAAATGGGTAAACTACAAGAACGTATTACATCTACAAATAAAGGCTCTGTTACATCCATTCAAGCGATTTACGTACCTGCCGATGACTATACGGATCCGGCTCCAGCTACTACATTCGCTCACTTGGATGCAACAACAAACCTTGAGCGTAAACTTTCTGAGATGGGGATCTATCCTGCGGTGGACCCTCTTGCATCAACTTCTCGTGCATTGTCGCCTGAAATCGTTGGTGAAGAACACTATAGTGTTGCTCGTCAAGTACAGCAGACATTGCAGCGTTACCGTGAATTGCAAGATATCATCGCGATCCTTGGTATGGATGAACTTTCAGATGAGGATAAACTTGTTGTACATCGTGCACGCCGTATCCAATTCTTCTTATCCCAAAACTTCCACGTGGCTGAACAGTTCACTGGCCAGCCAGGTTCATATGTGCCGGTTAAAGAAACTGTTCGCGGATTTAAAGAAATCCTTGAAGGTAAATATGACCATCTTCCTGAAGATGCGTTCCGTCTAGTCGGTCGCATTGAAGAAGTGGTTGAGGCCGCAAAACGCATGGGTGTAGAAGTCTAA
- the atpG gene encoding ATP synthase F1 subunit gamma has product MASLRDIKTRINSTKKTSQITKAMEMTSAAKWNRSVVNAKAFVPYMEKIQEVTASIAVASRGAAHPMLKARPVKKTGYIVITSDRGLAGAYNSNVIRRVMQAIQSRHKSNDEFSIIAIGRVARDFFINRGYNVALEFVGVSDQPSFTDIKGMTSSTVGMFADGTFDELYIYYSHYISAISQEVTEKKLLPLSDISTASKLSSYEFEPSAEEILDVLLPQYAESLIFGALLDSNASEHAARMTAMRNATDNAKELIRNYTLSYNRARQAAITQEITEIVGGAAALE; this is encoded by the coding sequence ATGGCATCATTACGCGATATAAAAACTCGCATCAATTCTACGAAAAAGACGAGTCAAATTACCAAAGCAATGGAGATGACGTCTGCGGCGAAATGGAATCGCAGTGTTGTCAATGCCAAGGCATTTGTCCCTTATATGGAAAAAATCCAGGAGGTAACAGCTTCTATTGCTGTTGCCAGTAGAGGTGCAGCACATCCGATGCTGAAAGCTCGTCCTGTTAAGAAGACTGGTTATATTGTGATTACATCAGACCGCGGATTGGCTGGAGCGTATAACAGTAACGTAATCCGCCGTGTTATGCAAGCCATTCAAAGCCGGCATAAGTCCAATGATGAGTTTTCAATCATTGCTATTGGCCGTGTGGCCCGTGACTTTTTTATCAACCGTGGCTACAATGTGGCTTTAGAGTTTGTTGGTGTTTCCGATCAGCCGTCCTTCACAGATATTAAAGGGATGACAAGCAGCACAGTTGGCATGTTTGCCGATGGAACGTTTGATGAGCTCTATATTTATTACAGCCATTATATTAGTGCAATTTCTCAAGAAGTGACGGAGAAGAAGCTTCTCCCATTATCTGATATTAGTACTGCTTCAAAACTTTCATCCTATGAGTTTGAGCCGTCAGCAGAGGAAATTTTAGACGTTCTCCTGCCGCAATATGCAGAAAGCTTAATTTTCGGCGCATTGCTTGACAGTAATGCAAGTGAACATGCAGCGCGGATGACAGCTATGAGAAATGCAACTGATAATGCAAAAGAATTAATTCGAAACTATACATTAAGCTATAACCGTGCCCGTCAGGCTGCGATTACCCAGGAAATCACGGAGATCGTCGGCGGTGCTGCAGCGCTTGAATAA
- the atpA gene encoding F0F1 ATP synthase subunit alpha translates to MSIKAEEISSLIRQQIENYQAEIHETDVGTVISVGDGIARVHGLDNCMAGELVEFSNGVMGMAQNLEENNVGIIILGPFTDIREGDEVRRTGRIMEVPVGEELIGRVVNSLGQPMDGMGPINTTKTRPVEAIAPGVMARKSVHEPLQTGIKAIDALVPVGRGQRELIIGDRQTGKTSVAIDTILNQKGQNMICIYVAIGQKESTVRNAVETLRKYGALEYSIVVTASASQPAPLLFLAPYAGVTMAEEFMYSGKHVLVVYDDLSKQAAAYRELSLLLRRPPGREAYPGDVFYLHSRLLERAAKLSDDLGAGSITALPFIETQAGDVSAYIPTNVISITDGQIFLQSDLFFSGVRPAINAGLSVSRVGGSAQIKAMKKVAGTLRLDLASYRELEAFAQFGSDLDKATQAKLARGARTVEVLKQDLHKPLSVEKQVAILYALTRGFLDDIPLQDIGRFESEFHNWLDHNRKELLDHITKTKDLPSDADMAAAINDFKKTFAVSE, encoded by the coding sequence ATGAGCATCAAAGCTGAAGAAATTAGTTCCCTGATTAGACAGCAAATTGAAAACTATCAGGCGGAAATTCATGAAACCGATGTAGGTACAGTTATCTCTGTCGGTGACGGTATCGCACGTGTTCATGGTCTAGACAACTGTATGGCCGGAGAACTTGTTGAATTTTCAAATGGCGTTATGGGTATGGCGCAAAACCTTGAAGAAAATAACGTCGGTATTATTATTCTTGGACCATTCACCGATATTCGTGAAGGTGATGAGGTTCGCCGTACTGGACGCATCATGGAGGTTCCAGTTGGTGAAGAATTGATCGGACGCGTTGTAAACTCTTTAGGACAACCTATGGACGGTATGGGGCCAATAAATACGACAAAAACCCGCCCAGTAGAAGCAATTGCTCCTGGCGTTATGGCTCGTAAATCTGTTCATGAACCACTACAAACAGGTATTAAAGCAATTGACGCTCTTGTGCCAGTTGGACGCGGTCAGCGTGAATTGATCATCGGCGACCGTCAAACAGGTAAAACTTCTGTTGCCATCGATACTATTTTGAACCAAAAAGGTCAAAACATGATTTGTATCTATGTGGCAATTGGCCAAAAAGAATCAACAGTTCGTAATGCTGTTGAAACTTTAAGAAAATATGGCGCCCTTGAATATTCTATCGTTGTAACTGCTTCTGCTTCACAGCCGGCTCCGCTATTATTCTTAGCACCGTATGCTGGTGTTACTATGGCAGAAGAATTTATGTATTCAGGTAAACACGTATTAGTTGTATACGATGATTTATCAAAACAAGCTGCTGCATATCGTGAGCTTTCCTTGTTGCTTCGCCGTCCTCCAGGTCGTGAAGCTTATCCAGGGGATGTATTCTACTTGCACTCTCGTTTATTAGAGCGCGCAGCTAAATTAAGCGATGATCTTGGTGCAGGTTCTATTACTGCGTTACCATTCATAGAAACACAAGCAGGGGACGTATCAGCATACATCCCGACAAACGTTATCTCCATCACAGATGGACAAATTTTCTTGCAATCCGACCTCTTCTTCTCCGGTGTTCGTCCGGCGATCAACGCAGGTCTTTCCGTATCCCGTGTAGGGGGATCAGCGCAAATCAAGGCGATGAAAAAAGTTGCCGGTACCTTGCGTCTTGACCTTGCATCCTACCGAGAATTAGAAGCATTTGCCCAGTTCGGATCTGACTTGGACAAAGCGACACAAGCGAAGCTTGCCCGCGGTGCTCGTACCGTAGAAGTCCTAAAACAGGATCTTCACAAGCCTCTTTCTGTTGAAAAACAAGTTGCGATTTTGTATGCATTAACACGCGGTTTCCTTGATGATATTCCTTTACAGGATATTGGCCGCTTTGAATCAGAATTCCATAACTGGTTAGACCACAATCGCAAAGAGCTGTTAGACCATATTACAAAAACGAAGGATCTTCCTTCTGATGCGGACATGGCAGCTGCTATCAACGACTTTAAAAAGACGTTTGCCGTTTCCGAATAA
- a CDS encoding F0F1 ATP synthase subunit delta, with protein MTNSIVAKRYASALFQIAKEKQILTAVEEELRVVREVLQYNNDIKVVLKSSKLTIENKKEILKAAFANVNVYVLNTLLLLIDRHRENEMVEVVNQFIHLANEEMGIAEAKVYSVRPLSDSEREAISNVFAKKIGKKSLKIENFVDSDLLGGIVLRIGNRIYDGSLKGKLNRLERKLLT; from the coding sequence ATGACCAACTCCATAGTAGCAAAGCGCTATGCGTCGGCTCTGTTTCAAATTGCAAAAGAAAAGCAGATTTTAACAGCTGTAGAAGAAGAACTTCGTGTAGTCCGGGAAGTATTACAATACAATAACGACATAAAGGTTGTACTAAAATCCTCTAAGCTTACTATTGAGAACAAAAAAGAGATTTTAAAAGCTGCCTTCGCAAATGTAAATGTATACGTCCTTAATACATTATTACTCTTAATTGACCGTCATCGTGAAAATGAAATGGTTGAAGTTGTCAACCAATTTATTCATCTGGCCAATGAGGAAATGGGAATTGCCGAAGCAAAAGTATACAGCGTTCGACCGCTTTCAGATAGTGAACGCGAAGCGATTTCGAATGTATTCGCTAAGAAAATAGGTAAAAAATCACTCAAAATTGAAAATTTCGTGGATTCCGATTTGCTTGGAGGCATCGTGCTTCGGATCGGAAACCGTATATATGATGGTTCATTAAAAGGAAAATTGAACCGTTTAGAACGTAAATTGTTAACCTAA
- the atpF gene encoding F0F1 ATP synthase subunit B, with translation MLNNLVLGAAEGGAHINTGDILFQLVVFIILLAVLRKVAWGPLMGIMKQREDHISNEINSAEESRKEAKKLLEEQRSLLKEARSEAQNLIENAKKQGELQREEIVVAARNEAERVKEAAKQEIEQQKEKAVAAIREQVAQLSVLIASKVIEKELTQADQDQLISDYIKEAGERR, from the coding sequence GTGTTGAACAATCTCGTCTTGGGTGCAGCCGAAGGCGGTGCCCATATAAATACTGGAGATATCTTATTCCAGCTAGTCGTGTTTATTATTTTACTTGCGGTGCTGAGAAAAGTGGCGTGGGGTCCGTTAATGGGCATCATGAAGCAACGGGAAGACCACATTTCTAACGAAATTAATTCAGCAGAAGAAAGCCGTAAAGAGGCGAAAAAACTTTTAGAAGAGCAAAGAAGTCTTTTAAAAGAAGCACGCAGTGAAGCGCAAAACTTAATCGAAAATGCGAAAAAGCAAGGCGAACTTCAGCGTGAAGAAATCGTTGTGGCTGCGCGTAATGAAGCAGAGCGCGTAAAGGAAGCTGCAAAGCAGGAAATCGAACAGCAAAAAGAAAAAGCAGTTGCTGCTATTCGCGAGCAAGTTGCTCAGCTTTCAGTCTTGATTGCATCGAAAGTCATTGAAAAGGAATTGACACAAGCAGATCAAGATCAGCTGATCAGTGATTATATTAAAGAGGCAGGAGAACGCCGATGA
- the atpE gene encoding F0F1 ATP synthase subunit C encodes MNLIAAAIAAGLAAVGAGVGNGLVAGRMVEGIARQPEARGMLLTNMFIGIALVEALPIIGVVVAFMVLNR; translated from the coding sequence ATGAATCTTATAGCAGCAGCAATTGCAGCAGGATTAGCAGCAGTAGGTGCAGGTGTCGGTAACGGTCTTGTAGCAGGTCGTATGGTTGAGGGGATTGCCCGTCAGCCGGAAGCACGTGGAATGCTTTTAACAAACATGTTTATCGGTATTGCGTTAGTTGAAGCATTGCCAATTATCGGCGTCGTTGTCGCGTTCATGGTTTTAAACCGCTAA